A single Gemmatimonadota bacterium DNA region contains:
- a CDS encoding nitroreductase: MNSTIDLLLTRRSVPLRLLAAPAPTPAEIRTLLTIASRVPDHGRVVPWRFVVIGPAGGARLGDLIATTFHTDHPDATPELLEIERGLLVRAPLVIAVISSTREHPKAPEWEQILSAGAATMSLVVAANAMGYGANWHTEWYAYDRRIMRELGLRDDERIAGFVHIGTATERPGDRPRPLLDDVAVEYGADGVSALTQ, encoded by the coding sequence ATGAATTCGACCATAGACCTGCTGCTCACACGCAGATCCGTTCCACTGCGCCTGCTCGCCGCACCGGCTCCAACGCCCGCGGAAATCCGTACGTTGCTCACGATCGCCAGCCGGGTGCCCGATCATGGCCGAGTCGTACCCTGGCGGTTCGTGGTGATCGGGCCGGCTGGCGGAGCTCGACTGGGCGACCTGATCGCGACCACGTTCCACACGGACCATCCCGACGCGACGCCGGAACTCCTGGAGATCGAGCGTGGTCTCCTGGTCCGCGCCCCACTGGTGATCGCAGTAATCTCGAGCACGCGCGAGCATCCCAAGGCGCCCGAGTGGGAGCAGATTCTTTCCGCCGGCGCAGCGACGATGAGCCTCGTCGTCGCGGCCAACGCAATGGGATACGGGGCGAACTGGCACACCGAGTGGTACGCGTACGATCGGCGGATCATGCGCGAGCTTGGGCTGAGGGATGACGAGCGGATTGCTGGATTCGTGCACATCGGTACTGCGACCGAGCGTCCTGGAGATCGGCCGCGGCCGCTATTGGACGACGTGGCTGTGGAGTATGGTGCAGACGGCGTCAGTGCGCTGACGCAATGA
- a CDS encoding Spy/CpxP family protein refolding chaperone, whose amino-acid sequence MRRINIAACSLVLLAAASAPVMAQGNMGGRMDPSQMVERSTTRLLTGITLTAAETDSVKAINERLATAAKAETGGDMRAKMTEMRTNQRTQLRAILTPEQQAVFDKNVADMDKARMNRPQP is encoded by the coding sequence ATGCGGCGAATCAACATTGCGGCGTGCTCCCTGGTGCTCCTTGCCGCGGCGAGTGCTCCGGTGATGGCGCAGGGGAACATGGGCGGACGGATGGATCCTTCGCAGATGGTAGAGCGGTCGACCACGCGCCTGCTAACCGGCATCACGCTTACCGCGGCAGAGACCGACTCGGTCAAGGCAATCAACGAGCGTCTTGCGACGGCTGCAAAGGCCGAGACGGGCGGCGACATGCGCGCCAAGATGACCGAGATGCGCACCAATCAGCGCACTCAACTCCGCGCAATCCTCACGCCCGAGCAGCAGGCCGTCTTCGACAAGAACGTGGCGGACATGGACAAGGCGCGCATGAACCGGCCACAGCCGTAG
- a CDS encoding CoA pyrophosphatase: protein MSVRHAAVAIVLSPGAAGDDLLLIRRATVDGDPWSGHLALPGGGHEPADSTLEDTARRETLEETGIDLSQSARVATLTPVTPSFMTAPAITIAPFVFRYGGDRRVTMSCEIVESWWIPVEQLQRDDAWVTTPVTIRDGSAIHVRGLLWHGHVLWGLTERIIHEFLATVEQEQSP, encoded by the coding sequence ATGAGCGTTCGTCATGCGGCAGTTGCGATTGTGCTTTCGCCGGGAGCGGCGGGCGACGACTTGCTGCTCATCAGGCGCGCAACCGTTGACGGGGATCCCTGGAGCGGTCATTTGGCGCTGCCCGGCGGTGGCCACGAGCCGGCCGATTCGACCCTCGAGGACACCGCAAGGCGCGAGACACTGGAGGAGACTGGCATCGACCTGTCGCAAAGTGCCCGCGTTGCTACGCTCACCCCCGTAACGCCGAGCTTCATGACGGCGCCTGCCATAACCATCGCGCCTTTCGTGTTTCGATACGGGGGCGACAGGCGCGTCACCATGTCATGCGAGATAGTGGAATCCTGGTGGATTCCAGTCGAACAGCTTCAGCGTGATGATGCGTGGGTGACCACCCCGGTTACGATACGCGACGGCTCCGCGATTCACGTACGCGGTCTTCTCTGGCACGGCCACGTGCTGTGGGGTTTGACGGAGAGAATTATTCATGAATTTCTCGCAACCGTGGAACAGGAGCAATCGCCGTAA